AGGTGTCGATCACCAGGTCGGCCTCGCCGCGCAGGTCGCGCAGCAGGTCGCGCTCCTGGGCGATGCCGTCCACGATCCGGCCGTCGGCCTGCAGCGGGTGCGGGCGGCGCACGCTCTCGAAGCGGCGCACCAGCGCCTCGTCGGAGGAGTCCAGGAAGACCACCCGCAGCCGGACGCCGCGCTTCTCCAGCTCGTCCAGCGAGGTGAGCAGGTCGTCGAAGAACTGGCGGCCGCGGACGTCCACGACCACGCCGATCCGGGCGACGTTGCCCTGGGAGCGGGCGCCCAGGTCGACCATGGTCGGGATGAGGGCCGGCGGCAGGTTGTCCACCACGAACCAGCCGAGGTCCTCCAGGCACTTGGCGGCGGTGGAGCGGCCGGCTCCGGACATGCCGGAGATGATCACCAGCTCCGGCGCGTTCTCGGCCACGTCTGACACGGTCACTTCGGTTCCCCGCTCTCGGTCTTTCTGCTGGGGAGAACGCGCAGGGCACGGCCGCCCTTCCCCGGCCCGGGCAGGCGGGCGGGGCCGGGGCACACCGGCTGACGGGCGGCGTCGGCCGTCATGGCGTCTCCTGGGATGGTGCGGTCTGGGGTGCTGCTGCCACCGGCTCGGTGGCCTCGTCGGCCCCGTCCTCGATGATCTCGCCGGTCGCGGTGTTGACCGCGGGTGCGGCGGGTGTACGGGACGACAACGCCGCCGCAACAGTCTCCGCGGTGCGGCGTCCGATGCCGGGTACCGCGCAGAGCTCGTCCACGGTGGCGGCCCGGAGCTTCTTCAGCGAGCCGAAGTGCTTGAGCAGCGCCTGGCGGCGAGTCTCGCCGAGCCCCGGGACGGAGTCCAGTTCCCCGGCGGTGAGTCGCTTGGAACGCTTGGTGCGCTGGTAGCCGATCGCGAAGCGGTGCGCCTCGTCGCGCACCCGCTGGAGCAGGTAGAGGCCCTCGCTGGAGCGGGGCAGCACCACCGGGTCGTCCTCGCCGGGCAGCCAGACCTCCTCCAGGCGCTTGGCCAGGCCGCACAGCGCGACGTCGTCGATGCCGAGTTCGTCCAGGGCGCGCTTGGCGGCGGCGACCTGCGGCTGTCCGCCGTCGACCACGAGCAGTTGGGGCGGGTAGGCGAAGCGCTTGGGGCGGCCGTCCTCGTCCCGGGCGGCGCCGGCCGGGCCGGGCTCGTCCTCCTCGGGGACGGCCCACTCGCCGGTCTGCTCGCGTTCCCGGAGGTAGCGGCGGAAGCGGCGGCCGATCACCTCGTGCATCGAGCGGACGTCGTCCTGGCCCTCGAAGCCCTTGATCTGGAAGCGCCGGTACTCGCTCTTGCGGGCCAGGCCGTCCTCGAAGACGACCATGGAGGCGACCACGTCCTCGCCCTGGAGGTGGGAGATGTCGTAGCACTCGATGCGCAGCGGGACGGAGTCCAATTCCAG
The genomic region above belongs to Streptomyces sp. 1331.2 and contains:
- the rapZ gene encoding RNase adapter RapZ — encoded protein: MTVSDVAENAPELVIISGMSGAGRSTAAKCLEDLGWFVVDNLPPALIPTMVDLGARSQGNVARIGVVVDVRGRQFFDDLLTSLDELEKRGVRLRVVFLDSSDEALVRRFESVRRPHPLQADGRIVDGIAQERDLLRDLRGEADLVIDTSNLNVHQLRAKLDAQFADHDEPELRATVMSFGFKYGLPVDADLVVDCRFLPNPHWVPELRARTGTDADVAGYVFQQPGANEFLDGYAELLRIVTEGYRREGKRYMTLAVGCTGGKHRSVAMSERLTKRLIADGVETVLVHRDMGRE